A single region of the Halobacterium wangiae genome encodes:
- a CDS encoding tyrosine-type recombinase/integrase, whose translation MSDDRQRDLTPREAAERFLAKRQNKNTDKTVRSYANRLRQFVRWAHDRDDVDVMRDLDGWIIDEYERFLDERGDAPATVKGKLVSLQELAKYCVRLDVVDDDLPERIELPKLSKDEQTSDKRLEAVDARRLLEHFRESTRDYGTIHHVVLELMWHIGGRISCFRALDLGDYDDGDRVIRFRHRPPTRLKDGSEHERNVALTDATADALDFYIERERAEKRDENGRTPLLTTRFGRPAESTLQTWAYQATQPCVATACPHNRERATCHYTEKSHASKCPSSRAPHAIRTGSITWQLNRGLSYVKVAERVASSPETIRRYYDKADLDDELARRRPETNDLDILSASDNDSE comes from the coding sequence ATGAGTGACGACCGCCAGCGCGACCTAACTCCCCGTGAGGCCGCCGAGCGATTCCTGGCGAAGCGCCAGAACAAGAATACGGACAAGACAGTTCGGAGTTACGCGAATCGCCTCCGGCAGTTCGTTCGGTGGGCTCACGACCGGGACGACGTTGACGTCATGCGCGACCTGGACGGCTGGATTATCGACGAATACGAGCGGTTCCTGGACGAGCGCGGAGACGCCCCCGCGACGGTGAAGGGCAAGCTTGTCTCCCTCCAGGAACTCGCGAAATACTGTGTCCGCCTGGACGTCGTCGACGACGATCTCCCGGAGCGGATTGAACTCCCGAAACTCTCGAAGGACGAGCAGACGAGCGACAAGCGCCTGGAGGCCGTCGACGCGCGCCGGCTCCTGGAGCACTTCCGGGAGAGCACGCGGGACTACGGGACGATTCACCACGTCGTTCTCGAACTCATGTGGCACATCGGCGGCCGAATCTCCTGTTTCCGGGCGCTGGACCTGGGCGACTACGACGACGGGGACCGCGTCATCCGGTTCCGTCACCGTCCACCCACGCGCCTGAAGGACGGGAGCGAGCACGAGCGAAACGTCGCGCTGACGGACGCGACGGCGGACGCCCTGGACTTCTACATCGAACGAGAGCGCGCTGAGAAACGGGACGAAAACGGACGGACGCCACTGTTGACGACGCGTTTTGGCCGACCGGCGGAGTCGACGCTTCAGACGTGGGCATATCAGGCGACACAACCCTGTGTTGCGACCGCGTGCCCGCATAATCGGGAGCGCGCGACCTGCCATTACACGGAGAAGAGCCACGCGTCGAAGTGTCCGAGTAGCCGCGCCCCGCACGCGATTCGGACGGGGAGTATCACCTGGCAGCTGAACCGGGGACTCTCCTACGTCAAAGTCGCGGAGCGGGTGGCGTCGAGTCCGGAGACGATCCGGCGCTACTACGATAAGGCCGATTTGGACGACGAACTGGCCCGCCGACGCCCCGAAACGAACGACCTCGACATTCTCAGCGCCTCAGACAATGATTCAGAATAA
- a CDS encoding winged helix-turn-helix domain-containing protein yields MARVGAFEGGVDWDALGFVAASEYRCAVVAALDVGGPATPTTISDRADLAVTHVSRTLGELRERDVVELLVPEERSKGRFYGLTDGGQQLADETAEVSG; encoded by the coding sequence GTGGCCCGGGTAGGGGCGTTCGAGGGCGGCGTCGACTGGGACGCCCTCGGGTTCGTCGCGGCCTCCGAATACCGGTGTGCCGTGGTCGCCGCCCTCGACGTCGGCGGGCCGGCGACGCCGACGACGATCAGTGACCGGGCCGACCTCGCGGTCACGCACGTCTCCCGGACGCTCGGAGAACTCCGCGAGCGCGACGTGGTCGAACTGCTCGTCCCCGAGGAGCGCTCGAAGGGCCGCTTCTACGGGCTGACCGACGGCGGCCAGCAGCTGGCCGACGAGACCGCGGAGGTGTCCGGATGA